A single window of Pseudomonas marginalis DNA harbors:
- a CDS encoding ABC transporter substrate-binding protein, with the protein MERIAFKPLLLAAGLLAFMPTAHAASTLVYCSEASPAGFDPSQYTSGTDFDASAETVFNRLTQFKRGGTEVEPGLATSWEVSKDGLTYTFHLRDGVKFHTTDFFTPTRDFNADDVLFTFNRLLDAESPFRKAYPSESPYFTDMGLNTTIKSVDKLDGHTVRFNLNNVDASFVQNLAMSFASVQSAEYAAQLMKEGKAEDINQKPVGTGPFVFKRYQKDSQIRYVANKQYWKPEDVKLDNLVFAITPDAASRLQKLKAGECQVSGYPRPSDIEVMKQDPNLSVLQQAGFNLGFLAYNVTHPPLDQLKVRQALDMAIDKPAIIKAVYQGAGQLAQNALPPAQWSYDPSIKDAPHDPTKARALLKEAGVAPGTTINLWAMTVQRASNPNARMSAQMIQQDWEKVGIKANIVSYEWGEYIKRAKNGEHDAMIYGWTGDNGDPDNWLGVLYSCAAVKGSNYAKWCNPAYDKLVQQAKVSSDREQRIKWYQQAQKILKEQVPITPIANSTVFQPLRKEVKDFKISPFGLTPFYGVSLDK; encoded by the coding sequence ATGGAAAGAATCGCCTTCAAACCACTGCTTCTCGCCGCCGGCCTGCTCGCCTTCATGCCGACGGCCCACGCGGCCAGTACCCTGGTCTACTGCTCCGAAGCCAGCCCCGCCGGCTTCGACCCCAGCCAGTACACCAGCGGCACCGACTTCGATGCGTCCGCCGAAACCGTGTTCAACCGCCTGACCCAATTCAAGCGTGGCGGCACTGAAGTCGAACCGGGCCTGGCCACAAGCTGGGAGGTGTCCAAGGATGGTCTGACCTACACCTTCCACCTGCGCGACGGGGTCAAGTTCCACACCACCGATTTCTTCACGCCGACCCGCGACTTCAATGCGGATGACGTGCTGTTTACCTTCAATCGCCTGCTGGATGCCGAGAGCCCGTTCCGCAAGGCCTACCCTTCCGAATCGCCGTACTTCACCGACATGGGCCTGAACACCACGATCAAGAGCGTCGACAAACTCGACGGGCACACCGTGCGTTTCAACCTGAACAACGTCGATGCCTCGTTCGTGCAGAACCTGGCCATGAGTTTCGCCTCCGTGCAATCGGCCGAGTATGCCGCCCAGCTAATGAAAGAAGGCAAGGCCGAAGACATCAACCAGAAGCCGGTGGGCACCGGGCCGTTTGTGTTCAAGCGCTACCAGAAGGACTCGCAGATTCGCTACGTGGCCAATAAACAGTACTGGAAGCCCGAGGATGTGAAACTCGACAACCTGGTGTTCGCCATCACCCCGGACGCTGCGTCGCGCCTGCAAAAACTCAAGGCCGGCGAATGCCAGGTCAGCGGCTACCCGCGCCCGTCGGATATCGAGGTGATGAAGCAGGACCCCAACCTGAGCGTGCTGCAGCAAGCCGGTTTCAACCTGGGCTTCCTGGCCTACAACGTGACCCACCCACCGCTGGACCAGCTCAAGGTCCGCCAGGCCCTGGACATGGCCATCGACAAGCCGGCGATCATCAAGGCGGTGTACCAGGGCGCCGGACAATTGGCGCAGAACGCACTGCCACCGGCGCAGTGGTCTTATGACCCCTCCATCAAGGATGCCCCGCACGATCCGACCAAGGCCCGCGCGCTACTAAAAGAAGCAGGGGTTGCACCGGGCACCACCATCAACCTGTGGGCAATGACCGTCCAGCGCGCTTCCAACCCGAACGCGCGCATGTCGGCCCAGATGATCCAGCAGGATTGGGAAAAAGTCGGCATCAAGGCCAATATCGTCAGCTATGAGTGGGGCGAATACATCAAGCGCGCCAAAAATGGCGAGCACGATGCGATGATTTATGGTTGGACCGGCGACAACGGCGACCCGGATAACTGGCTCGGCGTGCTCTACAGTTGTGCCGCGGTCAAGGGCAGCAACTACGCCAAATGGTGTAACCCGGCCTACGACAAACTGGTGCAGCAGGCCAAGGTCAGCAGTGACCGCGAACAACGCATCAAGTGGTATCAACAGGCACAAAAAATTCTTAAGGAACAAGTACCTATAACGCCAATTGCGAACTCGACGGTTTTCCAACCCCTGCGCAAGGAAGTGAAGGACTTCAAGATCAGCCCCTTTGGGCTGACACCGTTCTACGGCGTGAGTCTAGATAAGTAA
- a CDS encoding SIMPL domain-containing protein (The SIMPL domain is named for its presence in mouse protein SIMPL (signalling molecule that associates with mouse pelle-like kinase). Bacterial member BP26, from Brucella, was shown to assemble into a channel-like structure, while YggE from E. coli has been associated with resistance to oxidative stress.) codes for MSRFTRSAVVLTLSASALASLPALAADALNYNQISLRAEVSQEVARDKMIVTLYTESQNTDPAKLAAEITTTMNTALGQAREVQGVILRQGSRNSYPIYDNKNQKITGWRERAELRLESADFPALSKLTGELLNTLKMENMDFAIADTTRKASEDALLKDAVAAFKARAQLATDALGGKGYKIVNLNFNTNGYPQPYARGGMMMKAAMMDSAPAPEVEAGTSQVSMSADGVIEVLQ; via the coding sequence ATGTCTCGTTTCACTCGCAGTGCAGTTGTTCTCACCCTCAGCGCCAGCGCCCTGGCCAGCCTTCCGGCACTGGCCGCCGATGCACTGAATTACAACCAGATTTCCCTGCGCGCCGAGGTCAGCCAGGAAGTGGCCCGCGACAAGATGATCGTCACCCTCTACACCGAGTCCCAGAACACCGACCCGGCCAAGCTCGCCGCCGAAATCACCACCACCATGAACACGGCCCTGGGCCAGGCGCGCGAAGTCCAAGGCGTGATCTTGCGCCAGGGCAGCCGTAACAGCTACCCGATCTACGACAACAAGAACCAGAAGATCACCGGCTGGCGCGAGCGCGCCGAACTGCGCCTGGAAAGCGCGGACTTCCCGGCGCTGTCCAAACTCACCGGCGAGTTGCTCAATACCCTGAAAATGGAAAACATGGACTTCGCCATCGCCGACACCACGCGCAAGGCCAGCGAAGACGCCCTGCTCAAGGACGCGGTCGCCGCGTTTAAAGCACGCGCGCAACTGGCCACCGATGCGCTGGGCGGCAAGGGCTACAAGATCGTCAACCTGAACTTCAACACCAATGGTTATCCACAGCCCTATGCACGTGGAGGGATGATGATGAAAGCCGCCATGATGGATTCGGCGCCGGCACCAGAAGTAGAAGCCGGTACCAGCCAGGTGAGCATGAGTGCCGATGGGGTGATCGAAGTGTTGCAATAA
- a CDS encoding ISL3 family transposase, whose amino-acid sequence MRDINTFLPFWEGFSVVTIKPDGDALKIDLIPHATRFPSCGGCQKPCSTTHEYCERTVRDLPILGRAVCLSILLRRVGCRDCGKRMEAVSWLDRYARMTRRLAEAVIQACERLPTLHVAQMFGLHWDTVRLLERRALQAVLSELPKAQPRRLIMDEFALFKGHRYASVVLDADTRRVLWIGEGRSRAAVRPFFEELGPEGCARIEAVAMDMNTAFDLEVRQHCPKARVVYDLFHVVAKYGREVIDRVRVDEANRLRHNKPARKVIKQARWLLLRNPQNLKTPEQQVHLQDLLEANQSLMTVYLMKAELKTLWTPSTAWTWRSAWKQWLRHAYESEIPALIQFAKRLKGYWRGIVSRVRWPMHTGQLEGINNRIKVIKRMAYGYRDSEFFFMKIKSVFPGNP is encoded by the coding sequence ATGCGTGATATTAATACTTTCCTTCCTTTTTGGGAGGGCTTTTCTGTCGTCACGATCAAGCCCGATGGTGACGCTCTAAAGATCGATCTGATTCCCCACGCCACCCGATTCCCTTCCTGCGGCGGCTGCCAAAAACCTTGTTCAACCACTCATGAGTATTGCGAGCGAACCGTTCGTGATCTGCCCATTCTCGGTCGCGCGGTGTGCCTCAGCATTTTGCTCAGGCGTGTTGGCTGCCGCGACTGTGGAAAACGCATGGAGGCCGTCAGTTGGCTGGATCGCTATGCCCGCATGACGCGCCGCTTGGCCGAGGCGGTCATTCAGGCCTGCGAGCGCCTTCCCACCCTGCACGTGGCCCAGATGTTTGGACTGCATTGGGACACTGTTCGGTTGCTGGAGCGTCGAGCCTTGCAGGCGGTGTTGAGTGAGTTGCCGAAGGCGCAACCACGACGCCTGATCATGGACGAGTTCGCGTTATTCAAAGGTCATCGTTACGCCAGCGTTGTGCTGGATGCCGATACACGACGAGTGCTGTGGATCGGTGAAGGCCGTAGCCGAGCGGCAGTCAGGCCGTTCTTCGAGGAACTGGGGCCGGAGGGCTGCGCTCGAATCGAAGCGGTGGCGATGGACATGAATACTGCTTTTGATCTGGAGGTTCGCCAGCATTGCCCGAAAGCGCGAGTGGTCTACGACCTTTTCCATGTGGTGGCCAAATATGGCCGAGAGGTGATTGATCGGGTCCGCGTCGACGAAGCTAATCGGCTGCGTCATAACAAGCCGGCTCGCAAGGTCATCAAGCAGGCACGATGGCTGTTGCTGCGTAACCCACAGAACCTGAAAACGCCGGAACAACAGGTCCATTTGCAGGATTTATTGGAGGCCAACCAATCGCTGATGACAGTTTATTTGATGAAGGCTGAACTCAAAACGCTCTGGACACCGAGCACTGCCTGGACCTGGAGATCGGCCTGGAAGCAATGGCTGCGCCATGCATATGAAAGCGAAATACCGGCTCTGATCCAGTTTGCCAAACGGCTAAAGGGTTATTGGCGGGGCATCGTCAGTCGGGTTCGCTGGCCGATGCACACCGGTCAGTTGGAAGGAATAAACAATCGAATAAAGGTCATCAAACGGATGGCGTACGGTTACCGGGATAGCGAATTCTTCTTCATGAAGATCAAGAGCGTCTTTCCCGGTAATCCGTGA
- a CDS encoding response regulator transcription factor has protein sequence MSDEIQVEGEELPHLLLVDDDATFTRVMARAMSRRGFRVSTAGSAEEGLAIAQADLPDYAALDLKMDGDSGLVLLPKLLELDPEMRVVILTGYSSIATAVEAIKRGACNYLCKPADADDVLAALLSEHADLDTLVPENPMSVDRLQWEHIQRVLTEHEGNISATARALGMHRRTLQRKLQKRPVRR, from the coding sequence ATGAGTGACGAGATCCAAGTCGAAGGCGAAGAACTGCCGCACCTGTTGCTGGTAGATGATGACGCCACGTTTACCCGCGTGATGGCGCGCGCCATGAGCCGTCGCGGTTTTCGCGTGAGCACTGCCGGCTCCGCCGAAGAAGGCCTGGCCATCGCCCAGGCCGACTTGCCGGACTACGCCGCGCTCGACCTGAAAATGGATGGCGACTCCGGCCTGGTGCTGTTGCCCAAGCTGCTGGAACTCGACCCGGAAATGCGTGTGGTGATCCTCACCGGTTACTCCAGCATCGCCACTGCCGTCGAAGCCATCAAGCGCGGTGCCTGCAACTACCTGTGCAAGCCGGCGGATGCCGATGACGTACTGGCTGCGTTGCTGTCCGAGCACGCCGACCTCGACACCCTGGTGCCGGAAAACCCGATGTCGGTGGACCGCCTGCAGTGGGAACACATCCAGCGCGTCCTCACCGAACACGAAGGCAATATCTCCGCCACTGCGCGCGCCCTGGGCATGCACCGGCGCACCCTGCAACGCAAACTGCAGAAGCGTCCGGTACGCCGCTGA
- a CDS encoding dermonecrotic toxin domain-containing protein, which produces MNLIKVPPESNLGQWLEVYRAQLQHPVVQGWMRDQKIDQNTLLTVNPRTGTLTAMADGNMKTFSLTDNSGWGQVSRPLLEAAKIIAPGTVEKLQVRFGEDYIQVRAGLVANFQGERLPTSLAEARTQIRRLEHNKAFDPIPPDDPVRPANQRSAQALEQLKLSAETFYTHAPQALAYKHLAVEVAETLPNVRAQAKQWAESVIFNLTGKHVDADTLYLNRFNGSQSASTATGWEHKGEEPTASLRLPDALLKNFSENDWVPGNLDSQAGLYIDGPGKSETGGYGAHNQFPLAPSVLMHTSWKTDFQSVMTQKIDDFWNTHSNDYQTAIKGEFAYQARKQLKTAAARQPAEQALQAPEHRFTREDYRLVMGAASNLPLDENAPINVEQLKAEAPVKGAVQAHAFNIKGFLSNDIVRFSAADGGRQVLYIPGSEPAFLRFDSLEKLDQWVIDQTKDPKKRESLMTHFPLIARQDHEPGTIEKLAKVFMPVLWFTNVGSKTEGLDSTFEKLANGKLTDPTFNGDGSHLKGDVFSAMTSASKERMTSDADVMIKSNSEVTRDTWLNDITVAAGLLAKLAPIAAPVAVAAVATGLTELALGAEKQASGDTLAERNDGASKAFDGLLNTLFSVGASGSAEDPFIPPGEKPLTPTPDESPWIERPRALPGSNRLQPSQAGNITQYGVPNGEQLIERAVRNAKGIYQVKDATTGLDQWFIRYTDETGIRQVFEIKGDFKRSNDYVQIIDPGTGKPVMTVHANGEGDWVRMKTDGGAKWPWQREPSPNPSNDLKVEPKLSDGFEILGDPKTSGADKFDEIFKYNSNTAYQQSVNNLEEAGVLKRKLTVSWTVEENNFEVFPDERAQPNEYGSTDYSPNFIKDLNRDRYTVRIKQPEGHTTFELDATGTADGETLRRRLQQFEEAIPDANMRSRISEVAHQGSVAPASVELKMNQLQEHVGFKGKDTHYIVTYDPTTKEAQVTVGAQMTLLDLDKDAAPIPNTAAATGRTFHIRESNDLEEAANPYAIDKSAPFTLRTSIITDQN; this is translated from the coding sequence ATGAACCTTATAAAAGTCCCCCCCGAGAGCAATTTGGGCCAGTGGCTCGAAGTCTATCGGGCGCAGTTGCAGCACCCAGTGGTTCAAGGTTGGATGCGCGACCAGAAGATCGACCAGAACACGCTTTTAACCGTCAACCCCCGCACAGGCACTCTGACTGCCATGGCGGACGGAAACATGAAAACGTTCTCCCTCACGGACAACTCCGGTTGGGGCCAAGTCAGCCGCCCGCTTCTTGAGGCGGCCAAAATCATTGCGCCGGGAACTGTTGAGAAGTTGCAGGTACGCTTTGGCGAAGACTACATTCAAGTACGCGCAGGGCTGGTAGCCAACTTCCAGGGTGAGCGCCTTCCCACATCACTGGCCGAGGCGCGGACACAAATCAGGCGACTGGAACACAACAAAGCCTTCGACCCCATCCCGCCGGATGATCCCGTACGCCCCGCCAACCAGCGCTCGGCGCAAGCCCTTGAACAACTCAAGCTCAGTGCCGAAACGTTCTACACCCATGCACCTCAGGCATTGGCCTACAAGCATCTGGCAGTGGAGGTTGCCGAGACACTGCCAAACGTACGTGCACAAGCAAAACAATGGGCGGAGTCCGTCATTTTCAACCTGACGGGCAAACATGTGGATGCCGATACACTTTACTTGAACCGTTTCAATGGCTCGCAAAGCGCTTCAACAGCTACCGGCTGGGAGCATAAGGGCGAGGAGCCGACCGCCTCTCTGCGCCTGCCGGATGCACTGCTGAAAAACTTCTCTGAAAACGACTGGGTCCCCGGCAATCTGGACTCGCAAGCCGGTTTATATATAGACGGCCCCGGTAAAAGTGAAACCGGGGGGTACGGTGCGCATAACCAATTCCCGCTGGCCCCTTCGGTGCTTATGCATACGAGTTGGAAAACCGACTTCCAATCGGTCATGACACAAAAAATCGACGACTTCTGGAACACCCACAGCAATGACTACCAGACGGCGATCAAAGGCGAGTTTGCCTACCAGGCCCGAAAACAACTGAAGACAGCCGCCGCCAGGCAGCCGGCCGAGCAAGCGCTGCAAGCGCCCGAGCATCGGTTCACGCGGGAGGACTACCGCTTGGTCATGGGCGCGGCGTCCAATCTTCCGCTCGACGAAAATGCACCGATCAACGTCGAACAGCTCAAGGCCGAGGCCCCTGTAAAAGGTGCGGTCCAGGCCCACGCCTTCAATATCAAAGGCTTCTTGTCCAACGATATTGTGCGCTTCAGCGCTGCCGACGGTGGCCGCCAGGTCCTCTACATCCCTGGCTCGGAACCCGCATTTCTGCGGTTCGATTCCCTGGAAAAACTGGATCAATGGGTGATCGACCAAACCAAGGACCCGAAAAAGCGCGAATCCTTGATGACTCATTTCCCACTGATCGCCCGCCAGGACCACGAGCCCGGCACTATTGAAAAACTGGCGAAAGTGTTTATGCCCGTATTGTGGTTTACCAACGTGGGCAGCAAAACCGAAGGTCTGGACAGCACTTTCGAAAAACTCGCCAATGGAAAACTGACAGACCCGACGTTCAATGGTGACGGCTCACACCTCAAGGGTGACGTCTTCTCTGCGATGACGTCCGCCAGTAAAGAGCGCATGACCAGTGATGCCGACGTAATGATCAAGTCCAACAGCGAGGTGACGCGGGACACTTGGCTTAACGACATCACCGTGGCGGCGGGCCTGCTGGCAAAGCTGGCGCCTATTGCCGCCCCGGTGGCCGTCGCCGCTGTGGCTACCGGGTTGACCGAATTGGCGCTTGGGGCGGAAAAACAAGCCTCCGGCGATACCCTGGCCGAACGCAATGACGGTGCATCGAAGGCATTCGATGGCTTGCTGAATACGCTGTTCTCGGTGGGCGCCAGTGGCTCGGCTGAAGACCCCTTCATTCCCCCTGGAGAAAAACCGCTCACGCCCACCCCAGACGAGTCCCCGTGGATTGAACGCCCACGAGCCCTGCCTGGCAGTAACCGCCTGCAGCCCAGCCAAGCGGGCAACATTACCCAATATGGTGTACCGAACGGTGAGCAGCTCATTGAAAGGGCCGTACGCAACGCGAAGGGCATTTACCAGGTCAAGGATGCAACAACCGGCCTGGACCAATGGTTTATTCGCTATACCGACGAGACAGGTATTCGCCAGGTGTTTGAGATAAAAGGCGACTTCAAACGGAGCAATGACTATGTACAGATCATTGACCCCGGTACGGGTAAGCCGGTAATGACGGTGCACGCTAACGGCGAGGGCGACTGGGTCCGCATGAAAACCGATGGCGGAGCCAAGTGGCCGTGGCAGCGCGAGCCTTCGCCGAACCCCAGCAACGACCTCAAAGTAGAGCCAAAACTTTCAGACGGCTTCGAAATCCTGGGCGACCCCAAGACCAGTGGTGCCGATAAGTTTGATGAGATCTTTAAATACAACAGCAACACTGCCTACCAGCAATCGGTGAACAACCTTGAAGAGGCGGGAGTCCTCAAAAGAAAACTCACGGTGTCCTGGACCGTCGAGGAAAACAACTTCGAAGTTTTCCCCGACGAAAGGGCGCAACCCAACGAATATGGCTCAACTGACTATTCGCCAAACTTTATAAAAGACCTGAACCGTGACCGTTATACCGTTCGGATAAAGCAGCCCGAAGGGCACACCACTTTTGAACTGGATGCCACAGGAACTGCCGATGGCGAAACACTGCGTAGGCGCTTGCAGCAGTTCGAGGAGGCAATCCCCGACGCGAACATGCGCTCGCGCATATCCGAAGTCGCTCATCAGGGCAGTGTCGCCCCAGCATCGGTGGAGCTGAAAATGAATCAACTCCAAGAACACGTCGGTTTCAAAGGCAAGGACACCCATTACATCGTCACCTATGACCCGACAACTAAAGAGGCGCAGGTCACCGTCGGAGCCCAAATGACATTGCTCGATCTGGACAAAGATGCTGCCCCCATTCCCAATACCGCCGCCGCCACGGGGCGAACGTTCCACATTCGAGAAAGCAACGACCTGGAAGAAGCGGCAAATCCATACGCCATCGATAAAAGCGCGCCATTCACCCTGAGGACGTCGATTATCACCGACCAGAACTAG
- a CDS encoding ABC transporter substrate-binding protein, with product MLKHAVLPLLVSAGLMAAAPFAQAATNLVFCSEGSPAGFDPGQYTTGTDFDASAETMFNRLSQFERGGTAVVPGLATSWDVSPDGLTYTFHLREGVKFHTTPYFKPTREFSADDVLFTFNRMINKDDPFRKAYPTEFPYFTDMGMDTNIKNIEKVDAHTVKFTLGTVDAAFIQNLAMSFASIQSAEYAAQLLKNGTPQDINQKPIGTGPFVFKSYQKDSNIRYTGNKDYWKPEDVKIDNLIFAITTDPSVRIQKLKKNECQITLFPRPADLKALGEDKDLKLPHQAGFNLGYVAYNVMDKVKGSDQPNPLADLRVRQALDMSVNKQQIIDSVYQGAGQLAVNAMPPTQWSYDTTIKDAKYDPEKAKALLKEAGVKEGTEIVLWAMPVQRPYNPNAKLMAEMLQNDWSKIGLKVKITSYEWGEYIKRSKGGENQAMIIGWSGDNGDPDNWLNVLFGCDSLAGNNFSKWCDKKFDGVVKEAKATSDVAKRTELYKQAQHILKDAVPMTPIAHSTVYQPMRNTVQDFKISPFGLNSFYGVSVSGK from the coding sequence ATGCTTAAACACGCAGTCCTTCCGTTATTAGTGAGCGCTGGCCTTATGGCCGCGGCCCCATTCGCCCAAGCGGCGACTAACCTGGTGTTCTGCTCCGAAGGGAGCCCGGCCGGTTTCGACCCAGGCCAGTACACCACCGGAACAGACTTCGATGCCTCGGCCGAAACCATGTTCAACCGCCTGAGCCAGTTTGAACGAGGCGGCACCGCCGTTGTTCCTGGCCTGGCCACCAGCTGGGACGTGTCCCCGGATGGCCTGACCTACACCTTCCACCTGCGCGAAGGCGTCAAGTTCCATACCACCCCGTACTTCAAGCCGACTCGTGAATTCTCGGCTGACGACGTCCTGTTCACCTTCAACCGGATGATCAACAAAGACGATCCATTCCGTAAGGCCTACCCCACCGAGTTCCCGTACTTCACGGACATGGGGATGGACACCAACATCAAGAACATCGAGAAGGTCGATGCCCACACCGTCAAGTTCACCCTTGGCACCGTGGACGCCGCGTTCATCCAGAACCTGGCGATGAGCTTCGCGTCGATCCAGTCGGCCGAATATGCCGCCCAGTTGCTGAAGAATGGCACGCCTCAGGACATCAACCAGAAGCCAATCGGCACTGGCCCGTTCGTATTCAAGAGCTACCAGAAAGACTCGAACATTCGCTACACCGGTAACAAGGACTACTGGAAACCTGAGGACGTGAAGATCGATAACCTGATCTTCGCCATCACCACCGATCCATCGGTGCGTATCCAGAAGCTGAAGAAAAACGAGTGCCAGATCACCTTGTTCCCACGTCCGGCCGACCTCAAGGCGCTGGGTGAAGACAAGGACCTGAAACTGCCGCACCAGGCCGGCTTCAACCTGGGCTATGTCGCCTACAACGTCATGGACAAGGTCAAGGGCAGCGACCAGCCCAACCCACTGGCTGACCTGCGCGTACGCCAGGCGCTGGACATGTCGGTGAACAAGCAGCAGATCATCGACTCCGTCTACCAGGGTGCAGGCCAACTGGCGGTCAACGCCATGCCGCCAACCCAATGGTCCTACGACACCACCATCAAGGACGCCAAGTACGATCCCGAGAAAGCCAAGGCGCTGCTCAAGGAAGCGGGTGTCAAGGAAGGTACCGAGATCGTTCTGTGGGCGATGCCGGTTCAGCGTCCGTACAACCCGAACGCCAAGCTGATGGCTGAAATGCTGCAAAACGACTGGTCCAAGATCGGCCTGAAGGTCAAGATCACCAGCTACGAGTGGGGCGAGTACATCAAGCGCTCCAAAGGCGGCGAGAACCAGGCCATGATCATTGGCTGGAGCGGCGACAATGGTGACCCGGACAACTGGCTGAACGTGCTGTTCGGCTGCGACTCCCTGGCCGGTAACAACTTCTCCAAGTGGTGCGACAAGAAATTCGACGGCGTCGTGAAAGAAGCCAAGGCTACGTCGGACGTCGCCAAACGCACCGAGCTGTATAAGCAGGCGCAACATATCCTCAAAGATGCAGTCCCGATGACACCTATCGCGCACTCGACGGTGTATCAACCCATGCGCAACACCGTACAGGACTTCAAGATCAGCCCGTTTGGTCTGAACTCCTTCTATGGCGTGAGCGTAAGCGGCAAGTAA
- a CDS encoding ATP-binding protein: protein MLAAVKLTSATRQNLWRLTFIRTLVLAAQAGSVGLAYWFDLLPLPWLQLGVTLGFSIVLCVFTAIRLRTTWPVTELEYALQLACDLFIHSVLLYFSGGSTNPFVSYYLVPLTIAAVTLPWRYSVVLSGIALTLYTLLLARFYPLQTFPIARENLQIYGMWLSFALSAAVITFFAARMAEELRRQEELRAIRREEGLRDQQLLAVATQAAGAAHELGTPLATMSVLLNEMTQDHHDPALQEDLGVLREQVKQCKQTLQQLVRAAEANRRLAVEMQDVTQWLDEALNRWHLMRPEASYRFHLLGQGTVPRLAPPPDLTQALLNLLNNAADACPEGLEVRLDWDVDDLTISIRDHGAGVPLAIAEQIGKPFFTTKGKGFGLGLFLSKASVTRAGGSVKLYSHEEGGTLTELRLPRVARGDIDE, encoded by the coding sequence ATGCTCGCCGCCGTAAAACTGACTTCCGCCACCCGCCAGAACCTCTGGCGCCTGACGTTCATTCGTACCCTGGTACTGGCCGCGCAGGCTGGTTCGGTCGGGCTCGCCTATTGGTTCGACCTGCTGCCGCTGCCGTGGCTGCAATTGGGCGTGACCTTGGGTTTCTCCATCGTGCTGTGTGTGTTTACCGCCATTCGGTTGCGCACCACCTGGCCGGTGACGGAGCTGGAATACGCCCTGCAATTGGCCTGCGACCTCTTTATCCACAGTGTGTTGCTGTATTTTTCCGGCGGTTCCACCAACCCGTTCGTGTCTTATTACCTGGTGCCACTGACCATCGCTGCGGTGACCTTGCCGTGGCGCTACTCGGTGGTGCTGTCGGGTATCGCCCTGACCCTGTACACCCTGCTGCTGGCGCGGTTCTATCCGTTGCAAACGTTCCCCATCGCCCGCGAAAACCTGCAGATCTACGGGATGTGGCTGAGCTTTGCCCTGTCTGCCGCCGTGATCACTTTTTTTGCTGCGCGCATGGCCGAAGAGCTGCGCCGCCAGGAAGAACTGCGCGCCATTCGCCGCGAAGAAGGCCTGCGTGACCAGCAACTGCTCGCCGTCGCCACCCAGGCTGCTGGTGCGGCTCACGAATTGGGCACGCCGCTGGCGACCATGAGCGTGCTGCTCAACGAAATGACCCAGGACCATCACGACCCGGCGCTGCAAGAGGATCTCGGCGTGCTGCGCGAACAGGTCAAGCAATGCAAGCAAACCTTGCAGCAACTGGTACGCGCGGCTGAAGCCAATCGCCGCCTGGCGGTCGAGATGCAGGACGTGACCCAGTGGCTCGACGAAGCCCTGAACCGCTGGCACCTGATGCGCCCCGAAGCCAGCTACCGTTTCCATCTGCTGGGGCAGGGGACCGTGCCGCGCCTGGCGCCACCGCCGGACCTGACTCAAGCTTTGCTCAACCTGCTGAACAACGCCGCCGACGCCTGCCCCGAAGGCCTGGAAGTCCGGCTGGATTGGGATGTGGATGACCTGACGATCAGCATTCGCGACCATGGTGCAGGCGTGCCGCTGGCCATCGCCGAGCAGATCGGCAAACCTTTCTTTACCACCAAGGGCAAAGGCTTCGGCCTGGGCCTGTTTTTGAGCAAGGCCAGCGTGACCCGCGCGGGCGGCTCAGTGAAGCTCTATAGTCATGAGGAAGGCGGTACGCTCACCGAGCTGCGCCTGCCCCGTGTCGCACGAGGAGATATCGATGAGTGA